GAAGATTCAGTCCCCTCGAGGGCAAAAGAATTATGACCTTTTTAGTGGGGTTGGACTCGGAATTGTAGCTGCACTAGATAAATCCAGCAACTGCAGGGGTGAAATTCTGGCGAAGTACGCCGTTTCCGGGACCAATATGGGACGGTCAGGTCCAGTTCCGGTGACCTCCGGTAAAAATTGTGGTAGGTTGAAGGTGGGTTTTGGAGAATTGGAGATGGACAGTTTGGAGGATTACACGTATGTGACTTGCCATAAGCCTAACAAGAAATCCTTCACTAGGGTTTACTTTGATGGACATGAGACAACTGCCTTTCATAAACATGAATCTCCGGCAAGGTTTTCCAATGACGTGCAGGCGTTTCCCACCTCGGATTTTCTCAGTTCATGTCACTTGTGCAGGAAAAACCTCCATGGAAAGGACATATACATGTACAGGTACAACAACTTTACCTTTTTTCGATGTG
Above is a window of Vitis vinifera cultivar Pinot Noir 40024 chromosome 11, ASM3070453v1 DNA encoding:
- the LOC100264520 gene encoding FCS-Like Zinc finger 14, with product MLGKTSRPAIGKLAGSLISGNCTAILDVATSPRSPLDMKIQSPRGQKNYDLFSGVGLGIVAALDKSSNCRGEILAKYAVSGTNMGRSGPVPVTSGKNCGRLKVGFGELEMDSLEDYTYVTCHKPNKKSFTRVYFDGHETTAFHKHESPARFSNDVQAFPTSDFLSSCHLCRKNLHGKDIYMYRGEKAFCSNECRSRQIVMDERKEQCRSEASRSADVSSSPYTRGQIFSTGILAI